The Bubalus bubalis isolate 160015118507 breed Murrah chromosome 1, NDDB_SH_1, whole genome shotgun sequence genome includes a region encoding these proteins:
- the LOC102416352 gene encoding translation initiation factor IF-2: MEQKQLNRTGHRHRVKVWAPGSQHRREGLGALSGPGGRKEAGWTTSTPLGTRKPRRDPPLSAYPRGAGTTPLPGPCRRRPRPHLLTQPPGRTTPNPGRGDSPTAHDPWSLDGTHRGSRAAAVLLSSSVRTGQDGPRSIPFRDAPHPISGPGSPPTHPPRAVVSPARPRTAAPGLCARLHSTTPTSVRCSGECPPLPRDCRSRVTAARCPHAPAPLAAKMMCGGPSATQPATAETQAIADKVKSQLEEKENKKFPMFKALEFKSQLVAGKNYFIKVQVDEDDFVHIRVFESLPHENKPVALTSYQTNKGRHDELTYF, from the exons ATGGAACAGAAGCAGCTGAACAGAACGGGACACAG ACACCGGGTCAAAGTGTGGGCACCTGGAAGCCAACACAGGAGAGAGGGTCTGGGGGCCCTGAGTGGCCCGGGAGGCCGGAAGGAGGCAGGCTGGACCACCTCCACCCCGCTCGGAACGCGGAAACCTAGACGAGACCCACCGCTCAGCGCCTACCCCCGCGGGGCGGGGACCACCCCTCTCCCCGGACCCTGCAGACGGCGCCCCCGCCCACACCTTCTGACTCAGCCGCCCGGGAGGACGACACCAAACCCCGGGAGGGGGGACAGCCCTACAGCACACGACCCTTGGTCCCTAGACGGTACTCATCGGGGGTCCCGGGCTGCGGCCGTGCTCCTGTCCTCCTCAGTCCGCACTGGCCAGGACGGCCCGCGCTCCATTCCCTTCCGGGACGCCCCGCACCCCATTTCCGGTCCCGGTtccccccccacccacccgccGCGCGCTGTGGTTTCGCCCGCACGGCCCAGAACCGCCGCGCCAGGTCTGTGCGCTCGACTCCACTCGACCACTCCCACGAGCGTCCGCTGCTCCGGCGAGTGTCCGCCGCTTCCGCGTGACTGCCGCTCCCGCGTGACCGCCGCCCGGTGTCCTCACGCTCCCGCCCCGCTTGCCGCCAAGATGATGTGTGGAGGGCCTTCCGCCACGCAGCCGGCCACGGCCGAGACCCAGGCCATCGCCGACAAG GTCAAGTCccagctggaggagaaggagaacaAGAAGTTCCCAATGTTCAAGGCTCTGGAGTTCAAAAGCCAGTTGGTTGCTGGGAAGAACTACTTCATCAAG GTTCAAGTGGACGAGGATGACTTCGTGCACATCCGAGTGTTTGAAAGCCTCCCACACGAGAACAAGCCCGTGGCCTTGACCAGCTACCAGACCAACAAAGGCAGGCACGACGAGCTGACCTACTTCTAG